Part of the Candidatus Poribacteria bacterium genome, TGCGGAGCCCTGCGTGATCGATGGGTTTATTATCATCGACCTCGATGACCGTGCGGTAAAGAACAGGGCATCTCCTGAACAGGTTCGTCTTCCAGAAGAGAGAGCCCGGAGGAAAATCGGGTTCCTTCCCCCTCCAATCCGCCCTGATCCATGGGCCCCCCAAGGCAAGCTCAACTGGAAGTAGGAGCCCCAACCATATGAAAAGCTGAACCTTGAACATGACCTCTATCCTCCCTCCGTCCGTTTTCACCTGAGGATATACCATGCAGATGATAACAGCTATGAAGGGTGGGGTTAATCCCTTCAATAGGAGCGGGGTTTCCTCACCCTGGTATCATGGCTTTGAGGAGACATCATGAGGAGAGATGAGTCAAACGCTAATACCGCTGATATGACAACCGCCTTGAACTGATCTGTAGGTCAGGCGCGTGCGGCAGCTTATGCCTCCTCATACATCGGATTGAGCGGATCGAGGTTTAGATATAACTGTCGCTTGGGTTCATAAAGCTGAATGTAGCTCCAGTTGACCCCACAGAGGATCTTCCTCTCGTTTGCCAATTTGATGAATTGGGCGCGGAACCTCGCTCGAGTTGTTCCAGGAGGCTCATCCATGGCTTTTCTGATCCGCTCATCGGTGAGGATCCTCTCGACCTTCCCCTCCCTCTCCAGGCGATAATACGAGCCTTCCTCCGGGAGGAGTATGTGATATCTCAGATCTGCCTCCACAAGCTCAGGTGCGCCCCAATCAAGCCCGTGCTTCTCTCTAAAGCTTTCAAGCAGACGTCTCTTGATGATCCAGTCCACCTTGCCGTCCAGCTTCATCGGATCGTCGGCCAGACAGCTCAACGTATGTTCCCATCTCTCCAGTATATCTCCCACCGGCGCCCACTCCCACCTATGGATATCCCTTACCAGAGCCTCCGATTCCAGGGCATCGAAGTAGGCTTTCGCCATCTCGAGATATTCCCTCTGAATCTCAACGGCTGTGAGTTTTCCTCCATCTTCCAGCTCCAACTTTTGCGTAAGCGAAAGGTCGGACGCCACCTGACGCAGCGCCTGGATGGGATCTCTAAGCGCAAGGTTCCTCTTTATGAAACCGTCCTCGATCATCTGAAGCACCAGGGCGGTTGTGCCGATCTTCAGGTAGGCGCTCCATTCGGACATGTTGGAATCGCCCACCAACACCTGAAGTCGGAGATACCGCTCCTTGTCGGCGAGCGGCTCCTCCGGAATCCTTATCATCCCATCCCTTCCGTCGGTGGAGATCTCCGTTTCGATGTGATGTGCCCTCTGCGATATCAGATAGGAGCTGTCGCTCACCCTCCCCGCCCCGGCGAATATCATCCGTGTAACCAGGAAGGGAATCAACCCCGATCGAAGTTTTTCCAAGCTTATCCTATCCTTGTAAAGGAGGTAGTTCTCCTTGCATCCAGGCTCCTTTCCCGGCTCCTGAAGGTTGACCT contains:
- a CDS encoding sigma-70 family RNA polymerase sigma factor — its product is MRSIDAGLVEATLKGDREAFGHLVRKYRGALLEFALRKVKNLADAEDIVQEAFLKAYRNLDKLRDRDKFAEWLYRIVTNLCISLLRRRREELISLDSLPNPSSIGSVNPEYLPEQKELSEFIVRAVETLPDKSRRTFILYLEGFSYQEIADAMRVPVSTVSGRLQTAKKRLRERVSKELPLASISVPLRMAVERLEEVSKMEAILKKKPLRRRIYGIGNQYDLLWENEEAANQNAVLCLFRGIFAGRIYPDVFLENGARLHCPSKNRVQYSTPECDDIAQLIAHEKAGERILMSLALKAQERLGRDGFPSRMLIFKVNLQEPGKEPGCKENYLLYKDRISLEKLRSGLIPFLVTRMIFAGAGRVSDSSYLISQRAHHIETEISTDGRDGMIRIPEEPLADKERYLRLQVLVGDSNMSEWSAYLKIGTTALVLQMIEDGFIKRNLALRDPIQALRQVASDLSLTQKLELEDGGKLTAVEIQREYLEMAKAYFDALESEALVRDIHRWEWAPVGDILERWEHTLSCLADDPMKLDGKVDWIIKRRLLESFREKHGLDWGAPELVEADLRYHILLPEEGSYYRLEREGKVERILTDERIRKAMDEPPGTTRARFRAQFIKLANERKILCGVNWSYIQLYEPKRQLYLNLDPLNPMYEEA